The following coding sequences are from one Delphinus delphis chromosome 19, mDelDel1.2, whole genome shotgun sequence window:
- the FOXJ1 gene encoding forkhead box protein J1 → MAESWLRVSGAGASEEAGPEGGLEESDALDDSLTSLQWLQEFSILNAKAPALPSGGTDPHGYHQVPGSAAPGSPLAADPACLGQPHTPGKPTSSCTSRSAPSGLQAPPPDDVDYATNPNVKPPYSYATLICMAMQASKATKITLSAIYKWITDNFCYFRHADPTWQNSIRHNLSLNKCFIKVPREKDEPGKGGFWRIDPQYAERLLSGAFKKRRLPPVQIHPAFARQAAPEPSAALWAGPLTVNTEAQQLLREFEEATGEAGWGAGEGRLGHKRKQPLPKRVAKVPRPSSTLLLTQEEQGELEPLKGNFDWEAIFDAGTLGGELGTLEALELSPPLSPALHGDVDLTVHGHHIDCPVTWGPPVEQPTNSLDFDETFLATSFLQHPWDESGSSCLPPEPLFEAGDATLASDLHDWASMGAFL, encoded by the exons ATGGCGGAGAGCTGGCTACGCGTCTCGGGAGCAGGGGCATCGGAGGAGGCCGGGCCGGAAGGCGGCCTGGAGGAGTCCGACGCCCTGGATGACAGCCTGACCAGCCTGCAGTGGCTGCAGGAATTCTCTATTCTCAACGCCAAGGCCCCCGCCCTGCCTTCGGGGGGCACCGACCCCCACGGCTACCACCAGGTGCCAGGCTCGGCCGCGCCGGGGTCTCCCCTGGCGGCCGACCCCGCCTGCCTGGGGCAGCCGCACACGCCCGGCAAGCCCACGTCGTCGTGCACGTCGCGGAGCGCCCCCTCGGGGCTGCAGGCCCCGCCTCCCGACGACGTGGACTACGCCACCAACCCGAACGTGAAGCCGCCCTACTCGTATGCCACGCTCATCTGCATGGCCATGCAGGCCAGCAAGGCCACCAAGATCACCCTGTCGGCCATCTACAAGTGGATCACGGACAACTTCTGCTACTTCCGCCACGCTGACCCCACCTGGCAG AACTCCATCCGCCACAACCTGTCCCTGAACAAGTGCTTCATCAAGGTGCCTCGGGAGAAGGACGAGCCAGGCAAGGGGGGCTTCTGGCGCATCGACCCCCAGTACGCCGAGCGGCTGCTGAGTGGGGCCTTCAAGAAGCGGCGGCTGCCCCCAGTCCAAATCCACCCAGCCTTTGCCCGCCAGGCCGCGCCCGAGCCCAGCGCCGCCCTGTGGGCCGGGCCACTGACCGTGAACACCGAGGCCCAGCAGCTGCTGCGCGAGTTCGAGGAGGCCACTGGGGAGGCGGGCTGGGGTGCGGGCGAGGGCAGGCTGGGGCATAAGCGTAAGCAGCCGCTGCCCAAGCGGGTGGCCAAGGTCCCGCGGCCCTCCAGCACCCTGCTGCTGACCCAGGAGGAGCAGGGCGAGCTGGAACCCCTCAAGGGCAACTTTGACTGGGAGGCCATCTTCGACGCCGGCACGCTGGGCGGGGAGCTGGGCACGCTGGAGGCCTTGGAGCTGAGCCCGCCGCTGAGCCCCGCCTTGCACGGCGACGTGGACCTCACCGTCCACGGCCACCACATCGACTGCCCTGTTACCTGGGGGCCTCCGGTGGAGCAGCCTACCAACAGCCTGGACTTCGACGAGACCTTCCTGGCCACATCCTTCCTGCAGCACCCCTGGGACGAGAGCGGCAGTAGCTGCCTGCCCCCCGAGCCCCTCTTTGAGGCCGGGGATGCCACCCTGGCCTCTGACCTGCATGACTGGGCCAGCATGGGCGCCTTCTTGTAA